One segment of Pseudomonadota bacterium DNA contains the following:
- a CDS encoding ParA family protein yields the protein MRSILVLNPKGGCGKSTLVTTLAGYYAERGKSVVLADFDPQGSSMDWVAGRPADHPPIRAVAAWEEPLRVPKHTDYVIIDSPAAIHDHRVLGDLLRRAQSVIIPVLPSPIDMRHAARFVAEMMELRRVVNQEVKLCTVANRVRDHTLAAVSLSGYLQSLKLPDGHKLPFLTVLRASQNYVHAAERGLSIFEFARSATLPDREQWEPVLRWLNSTRSQP from the coding sequence ATGCGCTCGATACTGGTGCTGAACCCGAAAGGTGGCTGTGGCAAATCGACCTTAGTGACCACCCTCGCCGGCTATTACGCCGAGCGCGGGAAGTCGGTGGTGCTGGCCGATTTCGACCCGCAGGGGTCGAGCATGGACTGGGTGGCGGGGCGACCGGCCGATCATCCCCCGATCCGGGCGGTGGCGGCCTGGGAGGAACCGCTCAGGGTCCCCAAGCACACGGACTATGTGATCATCGACTCGCCGGCCGCCATCCATGACCACCGGGTGCTGGGGGATCTCCTGCGCCGTGCACAGTCGGTCATCATCCCGGTACTGCCGTCACCGATCGATATGCGCCACGCGGCCCGCTTCGTCGCAGAGATGATGGAGTTGCGGCGCGTAGTCAATCAGGAGGTCAAGCTCTGCACCGTGGCCAACCGGGTCCGCGACCACACGCTCGCGGCCGTGAGCCTGTCCGGGTATCTCCAGTCGCTGAAGCTGCCCGACGGCCACAAGTTGCCGTTCCTCACCGTGTTGCGCGCCAGCCAGAACTACGTGCATGCCGCCGAGCGCGGGTTGAGCATCTTCGAATTCGCCCGCTCCGCGACCCTGCCGGACCGAGAGCAGTGGGAACCGGTGTTGCGCTGGCTCAACAGTACGAGGAGTCAGCCGTGA
- the feoB gene encoding ferrous iron transport protein B has translation MNPAEPGRVSPEPPRVMAAREGGPRSYINKKVVVAIGNPNAGKSTVFNALTGLRQKVANYPGVTVERHAGTLRLAGGDAELVDLPGTYSLAAQSPDEMVAVDVLLGRIPELGRPAVVLVVMDASNLRRNLYLASQVLELDRPVVIALNMMDLARSKGIAIDVERLAARLGVPVVPLVASRGEGIDTLRHVLGVALESRDRESLIVAPELQAAAQALCEDLREAGRVVAAYEVERALIDEGGYAETRLCREHGASTLALLRGVRTGLAAEGSVAALETRRRYHWINHVVAAVERRVPRGPTQSDRLDRVLNHPVAGSLAFLLLMAAVFQSVFFWAQPLMDLIDEATRTAGALLAERLPEGAVASLLVDGVIAGVGSVVVFLPQIAILSALIIFLEDTGYMARAAFLVDRLMRLCGLSGQSFIPMLSSFACAVPGIMATRVIPNPRDRLATILAAPFMTCSARLPVYTLLISAFVPPTHYAYGLLNLQGLVLLGLYLLGIAGGVGTAWLMKRTLLRGPTPSFLMELPPYRLPQLRSVAIKLAERLKVFLTRAGTIILTVSVVIWALVYFPHPPALHAGFQTERGVAEESLAGDPLERRLAELDRQESAAYLEQSALGRLGRVIEPVFSPLGWDWKVTAAVIASFPAREVVIAVLGTIYAVGAEVEAEDAGLIQRLQGSAWPDGRKVFSVSVAVGLMLFYAFCLQCTATVAVIRRETNSWRWAGFAWVYMTGLGYLGALVSVEAGRFLT, from the coding sequence GTGAACCCTGCCGAGCCCGGCCGCGTGTCGCCGGAGCCTCCTCGTGTCATGGCCGCGCGCGAGGGCGGGCCCAGAAGTTATATAAATAAAAAAGTGGTGGTCGCCATCGGCAACCCCAATGCCGGCAAGAGCACGGTCTTTAACGCCCTGACCGGGCTGCGCCAGAAGGTCGCGAACTATCCGGGCGTCACGGTCGAGCGTCACGCCGGGACGCTGCGCCTCGCGGGCGGCGATGCCGAGCTCGTCGATTTGCCGGGGACCTATTCGTTGGCCGCGCAGTCCCCCGATGAGATGGTGGCCGTCGATGTGCTCCTCGGGCGCATCCCCGAGCTCGGCCGGCCCGCGGTGGTCCTGGTGGTCATGGATGCCTCGAACCTAAGGCGCAACCTGTACCTGGCCAGCCAGGTCCTGGAGCTCGATAGACCCGTGGTCATCGCCCTCAACATGATGGATCTGGCGCGTAGCAAAGGGATCGCGATCGACGTCGAGCGACTGGCAGCGCGCCTCGGCGTCCCGGTGGTCCCGCTGGTGGCGTCGCGCGGGGAGGGCATCGATACCCTGCGGCACGTCCTCGGTGTGGCCTTGGAGAGCCGGGACCGCGAGTCGCTGATCGTGGCACCCGAGCTACAGGCGGCGGCACAAGCTCTGTGTGAGGATTTGCGGGAGGCGGGCCGGGTGGTGGCTGCCTATGAGGTCGAGCGAGCACTCATCGATGAAGGCGGGTACGCGGAGACGCGTCTGTGTCGCGAGCACGGCGCTTCGACCCTGGCGCTGCTTCGCGGGGTCCGGACAGGACTCGCGGCGGAGGGATCGGTCGCGGCGCTGGAGACGCGCCGGCGCTACCACTGGATCAACCACGTGGTGGCGGCGGTGGAGCGCCGGGTGCCGAGGGGCCCGACCCAGAGCGACCGGTTGGACCGGGTGCTCAACCACCCCGTGGCCGGCAGCCTGGCGTTTCTCCTCTTGATGGCAGCCGTGTTCCAGTCGGTGTTCTTCTGGGCGCAACCGCTCATGGACCTCATCGATGAGGCCACCCGCACCGCGGGCGCGCTCCTCGCCGAGCGCCTGCCGGAGGGCGCCGTGGCGAGCCTGCTCGTCGATGGGGTCATCGCCGGGGTCGGGAGTGTCGTGGTGTTTCTGCCGCAGATCGCCATCCTCTCGGCCTTGATCATCTTCCTGGAGGACACGGGCTACATGGCGCGTGCGGCGTTTCTGGTCGATCGTCTCATGCGCCTGTGCGGTCTGTCCGGCCAGTCCTTTATCCCTATGTTGTCCAGCTTCGCCTGTGCCGTGCCCGGGATCATGGCGACCCGCGTCATCCCCAATCCCCGCGATCGCCTGGCCACCATCCTGGCGGCGCCGTTCATGACCTGCTCGGCGCGTCTGCCGGTGTACACCCTCTTGATCTCCGCCTTCGTGCCCCCCACGCACTATGCCTATGGGCTCTTGAACCTCCAGGGGCTGGTGTTGCTGGGGCTCTACCTGCTCGGGATCGCCGGTGGCGTCGGTACGGCCTGGCTCATGAAGAGGACGCTCTTGCGCGGCCCGACCCCGAGCTTCCTCATGGAGCTGCCGCCGTATCGCCTGCCGCAACTGCGCTCCGTCGCGATCAAGCTCGCCGAACGGCTCAAGGTGTTCCTGACGCGCGCCGGCACCATCATCTTGACCGTGTCCGTGGTGATCTGGGCGCTCGTCTATTTCCCGCATCCTCCGGCGCTGCACGCAGGTTTCCAAACCGAGCGCGGTGTGGCAGAAGAGAGCCTGGCTGGGGACCCCCTGGAGCGGCGCCTGGCGGAGCTGGACCGGCAGGAATCCGCGGCGTACCTGGAGCAGAGCGCGCTGGGGCGCCTGGGAAGGGTGATCGAACCCGTGTTCTCGCCGCTCGGATGGGACTGGAAGGTGACGGCCGCGGTGATCGCTTCTTTCCCGGCCCGCGAGGTGGTGATCGCGGTCCTGGGGACGATCTATGCCGTGGGCGCCGAGGTCGAAGCAGAGGACGCCGGGTTGATCCAGCGCCTCCAAGGATCGGCCTGGCCGGACGGGCGCAAGGTGTTCTCGGTATCGGTGGCGGTCGGGCTCATGCTGTTCTATGCCTTCTGCCTCCAGTGTACGGCCACCGTGGCCGTGATCCGGCGCGAGACCAACTCCTGGCGCTGGGCCGGGTTCGCCTGGGTCTATATGACGGGTCTCGGGTATCTGGGCGCCCTCGTGTCGGTCGAGGCCGGCCGCTTCCTTACGTAG